From Mytilus edulis chromosome 9, xbMytEdul2.2, whole genome shotgun sequence, the proteins below share one genomic window:
- the LOC139489514 gene encoding low-density lipoprotein receptor-like — MDWSQVDVNRVFTDTLVFSNPDTLPFHSYQVPDKSYSDEGFYDVAIGPVVCQAAISKNVSRSQSLCSDGKLYNYTDHCVMRVNERSDVNGCWDLTHLQHCEKQVCQSGYFKCKEGHCIASSLLCDGRKHCIHGDDELFCGKQ; from the exons ATGGACTGGAGTCAAGTAGATGTCAACAGAGTGTTTACTGATACTTTAGTTTTTTCAAATCCTGATACACTTCCCTTTCATAGCTATCAGGTTCCAGATAAATCTTACAGTGACGAGGGGTTTTATGATGTGGCAATTGGACCTGTTGTATGTCAGGCAG CAATTTCGAAAAATGTTTCCCGTAGCCAATCTCTTTGCTCTGATGGAAAGTTGTATAACTATACAGATCACTGCGTAATGCGTGTAAATGAGAGGAGCGATGTAAATGGTTGTTGGGATCTGACTCATCTTCAGCACTGTG aaaaacagGTTTGCCAGTCAGGCTACTTCAAATGCAAAGAGGGTCACTGCATTGCATCAAGCTTACTTTGTGACGGCAGAAAACACTGTATCCATGGCGATGATGAATTATTTTGTGGTAAACAGtga
- the LOC139489515 gene encoding low-density lipoprotein receptor-like: MGNTGISIHNQSLLTCGNGEVISQLAVCDTNYDCSDRSDEQHCGTECSGSQYQCADGSCIHFTFYCDHIKHCKDGSDEQHCRWRKCKDGEWQCDNKQCVPSAQRCDITINCFDGSDENSCETCSFNTFQCYDKSCISQDRVCDTISDCPGKYNEDEYGCTYSALQTSCEQWWVIGARLNGMYSIDQGTEDTYLVYCEFNDKGNTLLISTFFFYNNVGTSFGYTGSSSFHYNEVSFPVDMIKGVMKKKYRCSQNVKVTCYFHDAFSSDFSRTYPEYFDVTYNKRQVLERYLILTYNVPPFSNS, from the exons ATGGGCAATACAGGGATATCAATTCATAACCAATCTTTATTAACATGTGGAAATGGCGAGGTTATATCACAACTAGCAGTTTGTGATACTAATTATGATTGTTCTGACAGGTCTGACGAACAACATTGTG GTACAGAATGTTCAGGTTCCCAGTATCAATGTGCAGATGGTTCATGTATACATTTTACTTTCTACTGTGACCACATCAAACACTGCAAAGATGGATCAGACGAACAACACTGTC GATGGAGAAAATGTAAAGATGGTGAATGGCAGTGTGACAACAAACAGTGTGTTCCTTCAGCACAACGCTGTGACATTACAATAAATTGTTTTGATGGATCCGATGAGAACAGTTGTG aaacttGTAGTTTTAACACTTTCCAATGTTATGATAAATCATGTATCAGTCAAGATCGTGTATGTGATACTATATCTGACTGCCCTGGAAAATATAATGAAGATGAGTATGGTTGCACATATAGTGCATTACAGACATCGTGTGAACAATGGTGGGTCATTGGAGCGAGATTAAATGGGATGTACTCTATAGATCAAGGAACAGAAG ATACATATTTGGTATACTGTGAATTCAACGATAAAGGCAATACACTACTGATCTCaaccttctttttttataacaatgttGGTACTTCATTTGGCTATACTGGGTCGTCATCCTTCCATTATAATGAAGTTAGTTTTCCTGTGGATATGATAAAAGGTGTAATGAAGAAAAAATACCGGTGTTCACAAAATGTTAAAgtgacatgctatttccatgacGCTTTCTCTTCTGATTTCTCAAGAACGTATCCAGAATATTTTGATGTGACCTACAATAAAAGGCAAGTACTTGAACGTTACTTAATTCTGACGTACAACGTACCACCATTCTCAAATTCATAA